In Rhinatrema bivittatum chromosome 17, aRhiBiv1.1, whole genome shotgun sequence, one genomic interval encodes:
- the IFITM10 gene encoding interferon-induced transmembrane protein 10, which produces MENKGFRGDATWPPIQCKHALEKEKDKEKEKKKKMPTTTTKTTNPATVIEISPDTTEVNDYYLWSIFNFVYLNFCCLGFIALAYSLKVRDKKLLNDLNGAIEDAKTARLFNITSSALATLCFIIIFIYLRYPPADY; this is translated from the exons ATGGAGAACAAAGGATTCAGAGGGGATGCCACCTGGCCCCCCATCCAGTGCAAGCACGCCCTGGAGAAGGAGAAggacaaggagaaggagaagaagaagaaaatgcccaCAACAACCACGAAGACCACAAATCCTGCCACAGTGATTGAGATTTCACCAGACACCACCGAGGTCAATGATTACTACCTCTGGTCTATCTTCAACTTTGTCTATCTCAACTTCTGCTGCTTGGGCTTCATTGCACTAGCGTATTCCCTCAAG GTGCGGGACAAGAAACTCCTGAATGATCTGAATGGTGCCATTGAAGATGCCAAAACAGCACGCCTGTTCAACATTACCAGCTCGGCCCTGGCTACCCTCTGcttcatcatcatcttcatctACCTGCGGTACCCGCCGGCCGACTATTAG